The DNA region ACGTAGATCGAAGGTTTGCATCTGACTCATCtaacttgttttttaaatgcaaagtaTTAGTTCAAAAACTCATTGCAAGCAATGtgcaaattgttttacaaaaaaaacaaaaaaggaaaCACAACTGCGAATGACGTAGCAAATCCAGCTGttctaaacaaaatgataGATAACGATCAAGGATACCGAATGTTACACAACGTACAAAATTCACCTTCATATCTTGCAGCGatgagaaaaaatgtttttgccaTGGTGCGTCAAGAAGGTCAACCGACATTATTCTTAACATTTAGCCCTAGTGAATCAACTTGGACTGATCTGTTAAAGATTTTGTATAAACTGCGTTACTCCAAAACGTCGTCTGATGATACTGACCTAACTTATGCacaaaaatcagatttaattCGACCAGACCCAGGTGTTTGTGCTACTTATTTTGATCATAGGTTTAGAgcactttttaaattgatcaagtccaaaaatgttattttcaaagaacACAGTgtgaaatatttcttttatcgtGTCGAATATCAACATAGGGGCAGTCCACATGTACACATGCTATTGTGGTTAGACAATGCACCTGTTTTCGACCCAGCCAAACCAGAAACTTTTGGTGCATGTGTAACACTTATCAACAAATACATTACGTGTATGGTAGAAGATGGCAGTCCGGCCCATGagtatttgcataaaaatactcatagcCATACACACACTTGTTACAGAACTGACAAAgacaaacaaatgaaaaagtgTCGCTTCAACATACCATATCCGCCAATGAATGAATCCTGTATATTGACTCCGCTAACAGAAGACATAAGTAATCCGATCACAAGAAAAATTCGTATACtacaatatgaaaaacttCTGCAATACCTCAGGGACTTCAAGGACAGTGATTCATCTTCAGATCCATCATTAGaagacattttacaaaattgtcaattaaagatgttaatgaatataaatccaTTATTCGAACTGTTATCAGACGGCCAACAGTTTTTCTAAAACGTACAATAAAACAACGAATGGTTTCTGgattcaatgaaaaattatttccgtTATGGAATCTAACATGGATATACAGTTCATATTGGACGTTTATTCTTGTGTTAGATATGTAATCGAGTATATTGGAAAAAGCCAACGtggaatatcaaaactaatgaAGACATTGTCGAAAATCTTAAGTCTTCTACTGATTTATCGGTTAAAgaacaactgaaaaaaatagcgTCAACTTTTTCAGGGAGTCAAGAAATCTCTGCACAGGAAGCAGTGTACACTTGTTTAGGTATGAAGCAATGCAATACTTCAActgggtatatatttataaacactagcCATCCTGATAAAAGAACTCGAATGTTGAAACCAATGGCAGTTAGAGGAGAAATGGATCCAAAATctgatgacattttttttgacgGTCTCAATGAATACTATTCATGTAGACCATACAGTCTTGAAGATGTAACTTTAGCAGAATTTGGCTCCAATTATGAAGTTcgcggtaaaaaaaaaccggcTAACAACAGTTCTGATTTTGACACTGATAATGAACCTGATACCACTTATCCGATTGACTCCACTCTAATCGGAAAACCAaacaagtatatacataaacgtaaaatcagaaaaatcatACGGTATGTTAGGTTTAATGtggataaaaatgaacaagaCTTTTAcagagaaaatattatgttatttttaccatgGCGCGATGAAAAAACCGATTTGTTAGATATTAACTGTAAACAAGTGTATGAAACAAAcattgatcaaataaaaaagttgtaccGACAGTTTAATAAAGTAGAAGAAACCCAATTAGACGATAATGAAATCCAAATAGAAGGGAACAAGGCCGTAACAACAATCAGCTTGTAGACGATGAAGATTGGGTACCAGACGATGTACTAATAAACGATGTTGGagattatgttgaaaatacaaatacatcagATGTAGATTCACCTAAAGATGGTGGTAAGATAATAGTGCACCTCATAGACAATGAACAGTTTAAAGACCTAATCGGATGTCTAAATGACGGTCAACGCCAACTCTTATATCATACAACTAATGTCATAAGAAGTCAATTATGGGGAAAAGGTCATACTGCGATGAAAGTATTTGTCACTGGACCAGCGGGAGCTGGAAAGTCAATGCTTATACGAGCATTAGCACAATCTGTAATTAGGATAGCAAATCTTAGACCAGATATAGATGATCTGTCACTTCCTCCCGTATTGCTGACAGCACCAACAGGTAAAGCTGCATATGGAATAAAAGGATTAACACTTCATTCCGCATTCAAACTACCATTGAATCAATTTGCCGGATTATTACCAAAGTTAAGTtcagatatttcaaatacactACGTTGTCAGTTTGCCCatgtaaaacttttgataATTGATGAAATTTCCATGGTTGGCATAAAAACACTGGGATACATTGATCAACGATTGAGGtctatattaagaataaataaaccatttggtgacataaatgtaatagtgTTTGGCGATTTCTTTCAATTAGCACCGGTATTAGCAACACCATTGTACGATAGTTTTGAAGAAATATTGTCTAAATTTCCAAGTGCTGTAGAAATGTTATCGATTAAATCTATTTGGGAAACATTCAAGTTTTATGAGTTGACTGAAATAATGCGCCAAAAAGATGACAAACAATTTGCAATAATGTTAACAAAGTTGGCCAGAGGACAGTTGGAGGAAgctgatgtaaaatatttccaaaatctTATAACCCACCTAGACATTACTTTTCAACCACAATTAATGCATCTTTGGGCTACTAATAACGATGTCGATGAAATGAACAAGAGTGCTTAACTCTATGAATCAAGTTAGTTTCATATCCGAAGCCATTGATACGTCTGCGAAACGATCGGATATTGAATCTGCCAAGAAACTGCCACGACAAAAGACTATGGGTTTAGCTTTAagattagttttaaaagaaacagCTAAATACATGGTGATAGCTAACATTTCAACCGAAGACGGCATAGTGAACGGTGCAATCGGAGAACTCATGCAAATAAACAAAGGACAGACTGCAGGAGGTAAAGAAGTTGCAATAAGGATTTGGATCAAGTTTGATGAGCCAGAGGTGGGGTCACTAACCAGACAGAAGATAAGAGACAAACTTAAACCCGAAGGCGAACACACAGATGATATGTGCAAATGGACACCAattgaaatcataaaattagaatttcaacTCGGTAATGCAGAGCACCATAAAGTAACTAGAATGAAATTGCCCTTAGTAGAAGCTTTGGCATTGACGGTACACAAAAGTCAAGGTGCCACATATCAATCTGTAGCATTTCATATACCTCAAAAACTCTGGAAGtgcaatatgttatatgtaggaTGTAGTCGAGCAACTTCGGCTCAAGGTTTGCGTATAGACTACTTTCCTGCAAAGCCACCAAAACCTTCTGCAAAAGTTGAACATGAAATGTGCAGACTCAGGACACCAAGTTGTGCTCTTATTCCGCAATTTTCTAGAATTGTGACACACACATGCCACTCTCCTGCATGTCACACAATATAaggtctttaaaaaaaatatgaagctCATATTAATGCGGATATCGTTCTTttacaatctaaaataatgttcttataAGAAACTGGTTCAAAATAAACTAACACATATACCATTAAGAACCATACTGAATGCTGTAGAATAGACAGTATACATGCAAATGGTAAAAGTGGttctatttgttttgttggaGAATCCATTAATCATAGAGAAATAACCTGCAGCACAACATTGCTTCAAgatcaaaagaaaaacacaCACTTAGAAGCCATTGAAgttatcattgaaaatattacctatattgggATATATTCATCTCCAAATTTTCCTGTACAGAAACTTTGTGATTTCATTGAAAAGGTAGCTTCCaccaaaaacaatgttatctttattggtgatttcaatacaaaattcaaCAAACCGCCAAAACAactagttcaaatattaaaacatttcaattacaaGATATTGGTTGACGGTATTACTACAGATCCCGAAACAACCATTGACAATGTCATTACAAATGTTGACATTGCAGCTTTGGTGTACGAGTCCCTCATAAGTGATCACAGACCTATTCTGGTAATGGACATAGATACTTTCAaggaaagaaaaatattctgagaCTGTTGATGACCAAATTGTACAAGAAGaagtcaaaaacaattttattaaccaAACGTTCCGGTAATCGATGGATTTCCTgtggaaaaatctaaaaaatcgattaaatcAACCAAGgtcctgaataataataacttggaCGATATTGAATTCATACAGGTTGATAGTGACACTATTTTGGTTCCAGAAACTAAAACTATAGCAACCAAaatagttgattataatatcataattaatgatattcaatttattcagGTCAATAGTAATACTCTCAAAGTTCCAAAAAATTGCAGCATAGGTCAGATTCATTATTAGAAACAATAAGTGATAATGCAACTGTgtcaaaaaatccaaaaacaataaaaatatcaagtattaaGAATAAAGTTGACATAACATCAAGTAGTACATTTTGTGGCTTTACTAACACTGATGGTGTATCATGTTATGCTAATTCTGTCATACAGGTTCTTTTTAATTGTCAATCTCTTGTAAATGAAATTCGCAATAATCAACTCGGACCAACACTTCAACATAGCCTACACGAATATACAAGTAATAGTGGATCATGTGATACTCGAAAAATCAGAGAATATTTGGACAAcgaagatattatatactctgcaACAGCAACAAGattgtatagaatttttagaagCACTTATGCACCGTAGTAGACCTACATTTGAATCTTTATATGGATTTCAAGAATTGTATACCATTCGTTGCAATACTTGTAAACATACAACGGCCAACAATGCACCTACAAGTTTGATTCTACATTTTGAGATTCCACAGCACAGATCACAAACTttgcaaacattattttcaacaaatcaaaatgtttggaATACATTAGATGATtacaaatgcaataattgtaataacatcGGAAGTTCTGAAGATAAACATCAGATAATAGTGGCAAATGAGTATATAGTAATtcaactaaaactatttattccaGCATTTGTAAATGGTCAATTTGTTCCCAACAAGATAACAGATCTAAAACTTAGTGGCGTACCCACCTCTATTTTGGAAATTGCTGGAGCACAATACAAAACTCAAGCTGCAATATTACATATGGGAGAAAACACGAGCTCTGGCCATTACATTGCATACCTGAGACAAGGAACTTCCAATTGGGTTTGCGCCAATGACACAATAGTTGCAGAAAAAAGGTGGCCAAACAACAGCAAAGATGTATATGTTATCATTCTAAaaagaatgtaaaaatattttccaattggaaaaaaacaaaacataacacagataaaaataaattgtaaacttaacctgtaagtatacaatattacaatctgACTGTTAttggattcaaaaattaacgtATAAACCGCCAACTAttcacttacataatattatgtatgagttGCCAGTCCCAAACCTGGATAAAAAGTGTGAGGGTGCtaaccttataataattgttatttttaacataagtaGAAacctagattttatttttatttaaataatatcgaactatatattattatccacaCTTCTGACCTTAATACCTTATACTATGTGTTTGTATTCAATCCTCCAAATAcaaactacaattttaattgtgcGGTCTTAagattatcaacatttattatgtattcgcCTAGgatcataacatattttaataacttatatatatcaGTTATACAGCAAAGCCTATCTTCCAGTGTTAAGTATTTAGATGACTTTAGCCTGTATAATAGATGTTATttccatacataatttaaattgtttattacattttattttgtaattttgtgccaagtatataattataatatacagtgactaaaaattaataatcagagtttatttaaatttatttattcataatacttcatattttacattgtacatttaacTATGATACAACTCGaatactaacaatttattgaatatattataatacatataatacattaaagataaaaagtaaatacttaaaaagccacttattatatatgtttatactaatttattacattaaatttgttattttttacagattcaaaatatttaatcaatttaaggGTTGAAAGTATATGAATCTTTCAATGGCCTTCATTGGGTTTAACagtgcaaacatttttattagttgataTCGTTGATGTACTGTGAACTATGAatcttataaacaatttgtcaTTACTCAATGTGCAGTGTGATACAAAATTCTTACACAATTCTGTATCTATTGAACTTAGaatttaagaaatgtattaattcactgttatttttataaaatataaaaaaaaaaatcctttatttaatggttaaatttgaattattaatattgtaaatagtcCATAATAATCTGgtcaaatttatttggaaTACCTCTGTGCTAGAGTCTACCGGTTGagaaactaataacaatttgtattatgGTACTCTGAGTATAACATCAGCTGAGCTTggttacactataatatgcatatttgatgataaaattcaGCCATTAGTTAtatctaaacaataaacaaaatacataattataagtaaatattaagtaatttaatgtgaTAGGTATCTATTAAACTTACATAATGAAATCTTTAAGAAATGGCTCGTCTTgatgttaatatgtaattgttaCACAAGGAATCAACACGACGtagaatcatattaatttaaaacgattacaattaatatatggttaattcataatagaaataaaattttaaaaaccgtaaTCAACCAACAATGTCAACATACGGaatgtaaacaaaacataaaatatcacagatatagataaagtttattatctataccaGCAGCTGCAGCTGCAGCTGTGCaaggtttatagattataatctataaaccttggctgtgtacaatattatttgtgattaTATGGTATACCAGTtatatctatgataatataaggtattatgaattatcatagatattatctatgtgaattatgataactacctacatgcaatgtttttggaaaaattgattaaccaTGCCAAATGCAAATGCgtcctaattgaaaaataaaatatttgtttcaaaataaaatatatgac from Aphis gossypii isolate Hap1 unplaced genomic scaffold, ASM2018417v2 Contig00590, whole genome shotgun sequence includes:
- the LOC126554754 gene encoding uncharacterized protein LOC126554754, with the translated sequence MKFAIINSDQHFNIAYTNIQVIVDHVILEKSENIWTTKILYTLQQQQDCIEFLEALMHRSRPTFESLYGFQELYTIRCNTCKHTTANNAPTSLILHFEIPQHRSQTLQTLFSTNQNVWNTLDDYKCNNCNNIGSSEDKHQIIVANEYIVIQLKLFIPAFVNGQFVPNKITDLKLSGVPTSILEIAGAQYKTQAAILHMGENTSSGHYIAYLRQGTSNWVCANDTIVAEKRWPNNSKDVYVIILKRM